Proteins encoded by one window of Maliibacterium massiliense:
- a CDS encoding YjdF family protein — protein sequence MDTVSSTLTVTFQAPYWVGIWARTSQGVTQYARIVFGAEPRDYDVYAWVLTKHRTLRFSDAAPADMPRACANPKRLQRTIAAQMAQRGVSTKAQQALQQTRQQAALQHKRARSAQRSEQAQQRYVQRQLKKKQKRRGH from the coding sequence ATGGACACCGTTTCCAGCACGCTGACGGTCACCTTTCAGGCCCCCTACTGGGTGGGCATCTGGGCGCGCACGTCGCAGGGCGTCACCCAGTACGCGCGCATTGTCTTCGGTGCGGAGCCGCGCGATTATGATGTGTACGCCTGGGTGCTCACAAAGCACCGCACGCTGCGTTTTAGCGATGCGGCGCCTGCCGATATGCCGCGCGCATGCGCCAACCCCAAACGCCTGCAGCGCACCATTGCGGCCCAGATGGCCCAGCGCGGCGTATCTACCAAGGCTCAGCAAGCGCTGCAGCAGACGCGCCAGCAGGCCGCGCTGCAGCACAAACGCGCCCGCAGCGCCCAGCGCAGCGAGCAAGCGCAGCAGCGCTATGTCCAGCGTCAGCTGAAAAAGAAACAAAAACGCAGGGGCCACTAA
- a CDS encoding helix-turn-helix transcriptional regulator: MLQIQANETIRKCRKARGLTQVALSQMTQIPQSQISLYECGSRMPSLYSAWLLADALEVSLDELVGRGAEA, from the coding sequence ATGCTACAAATTCAGGCAAATGAAACCATCCGCAAGTGCCGCAAGGCCCGCGGACTGACCCAGGTGGCGCTCTCGCAAATGACACAGATTCCCCAGAGCCAGATCAGCCTCTACGAGTGCGGCAGCCGCATGCCCTCGCTCTACTCCGCATGGCTGCTTGCCGATGCGCTGGAGGTGTCGCTGGATGAGCTGGTGGGGCGCGGAGCGGAGGCGTAG